The following proteins come from a genomic window of Carassius auratus strain Wakin chromosome 18, ASM336829v1, whole genome shotgun sequence:
- the fam168a gene encoding protein FAM168A isoform X3, translated as MASGHSTDKFSFLYPTDTSQNIKSKNRLSSTMNPVYSPVQPGTPYGNPKNMAYTGYPGGYPTTAPTYTANLYQSSSPGYPPGYTAGTPYKVPPTQTNGAPPPYSPSPNPYQTAMYPIRSAYPQQNLYAQGAYYTQPVYAAQPHVIHHTTVVQPNSIPSAIYPAPVHAPRSNSMAMGMMAGTTMAMSAGTLLTTPQHTQIGAHPVTVPTYRPQGTPGYSYVPPHW; from the exons ATGGCAAGCGGGCATTCCACTGACAAATTCAGTTTTCTGTACCCAACAGACACCAGTCAGAACATTAAGAG taAGAACAGGCTGTCTTCCACCATGAACCCGGTGTACAGTCCAGTGCAGCCGGGAACCCCGTACGGAAACCCCAAGAATATGGCATACACAG GTTATCCTGGAGGTTATCCTACGACTGCCCCGACCTACACAGCCAACCTTTATCAGTCAAGTAGCCCGGGATACCCACCAG gataTACTGCAGGAACGCCTTATAAAGTGCCCCCTACTCAGACCAATGGAGCCCCTCCGCCCTATTCCCCGTCTCCTAACCCCTACCAGACGGCCATGTACCCCATTAGAAGTGCCTATCCCCAGCAGAACCTCTATGCTCAG GGTGCTTATTACACACAGCCTGTGTACGCCGCCCAGCCTCATGTCATCCACCACACCACCGTGGTCCAGCCCAACAGCATCCCCTCCGCCATCTACCCCGCTCCTGTACACGCGCCCCGCTCCAACAGCATGGCCATGGGCATGATGGCCGGGACAACGATGGCCATGTCTGCCG GAACGCTGCTGACCACCCCTCAGCACACTCAGATCGGAGCACACCCCGTCACGGTGCCAACATACCGACCCCAAGGAACACCTGGGTACAGCTACGTGCCACCTCACTGGTAG
- the fam168a gene encoding protein FAM168A isoform X1: MASGHSTDKFSFLYPTDTSQNIKSKNRLSSTMNPVYSPVQPGTPYGNPKNMAYTGYPGGYPTTAPTYTANLYQSSSPGYPPVLLVKQAWPQTASAPGPAEGSYDLAMDAGSESRQYQASSTAFRYTAGTPYKVPPTQTNGAPPPYSPSPNPYQTAMYPIRSAYPQQNLYAQGAYYTQPVYAAQPHVIHHTTVVQPNSIPSAIYPAPVHAPRSNSMAMGMMAGTTMAMSAGTLLTTPQHTQIGAHPVTVPTYRPQGTPGYSYVPPHW; encoded by the exons ATGGCAAGCGGGCATTCCACTGACAAATTCAGTTTTCTGTACCCAACAGACACCAGTCAGAACATTAAGAG taAGAACAGGCTGTCTTCCACCATGAACCCGGTGTACAGTCCAGTGCAGCCGGGAACCCCGTACGGAAACCCCAAGAATATGGCATACACAG GTTATCCTGGAGGTTATCCTACGACTGCCCCGACCTACACAGCCAACCTTTATCAGTCAAGTAGCCCGGGATACCCACCAG TGCTGCTGGTGAAGCAGGCCTGGCCCCAGACGGCATCTGCTCCGGGGCCCGCAGAAGGCTCCTATGACCTGGCCATGGACGCTGGCTCAGAGAGCAGGCAATACCAGGCCTCATCTACAGCATTCA gataTACTGCAGGAACGCCTTATAAAGTGCCCCCTACTCAGACCAATGGAGCCCCTCCGCCCTATTCCCCGTCTCCTAACCCCTACCAGACGGCCATGTACCCCATTAGAAGTGCCTATCCCCAGCAGAACCTCTATGCTCAG GGTGCTTATTACACACAGCCTGTGTACGCCGCCCAGCCTCATGTCATCCACCACACCACCGTGGTCCAGCCCAACAGCATCCCCTCCGCCATCTACCCCGCTCCTGTACACGCGCCCCGCTCCAACAGCATGGCCATGGGCATGATGGCCGGGACAACGATGGCCATGTCTGCCG GAACGCTGCTGACCACCCCTCAGCACACTCAGATCGGAGCACACCCCGTCACGGTGCCAACATACCGACCCCAAGGAACACCTGGGTACAGCTACGTGCCACCTCACTGGTAG
- the fam168a gene encoding protein FAM168A isoform X2, which produces MNPVYSPVQPGTPYGNPKNMAYTGYPGGYPTTAPTYTANLYQSSSPGYPPVLLVKQAWPQTASAPGPAEGSYDLAMDAGSESRQYQASSTAFRYTAGTPYKVPPTQTNGAPPPYSPSPNPYQTAMYPIRSAYPQQNLYAQGAYYTQPVYAAQPHVIHHTTVVQPNSIPSAIYPAPVHAPRSNSMAMGMMAGTTMAMSAGTLLTTPQHTQIGAHPVTVPTYRPQGTPGYSYVPPHW; this is translated from the exons ATGAACCCGGTGTACAGTCCAGTGCAGCCGGGAACCCCGTACGGAAACCCCAAGAATATGGCATACACAG GTTATCCTGGAGGTTATCCTACGACTGCCCCGACCTACACAGCCAACCTTTATCAGTCAAGTAGCCCGGGATACCCACCAG TGCTGCTGGTGAAGCAGGCCTGGCCCCAGACGGCATCTGCTCCGGGGCCCGCAGAAGGCTCCTATGACCTGGCCATGGACGCTGGCTCAGAGAGCAGGCAATACCAGGCCTCATCTACAGCATTCA gataTACTGCAGGAACGCCTTATAAAGTGCCCCCTACTCAGACCAATGGAGCCCCTCCGCCCTATTCCCCGTCTCCTAACCCCTACCAGACGGCCATGTACCCCATTAGAAGTGCCTATCCCCAGCAGAACCTCTATGCTCAG GGTGCTTATTACACACAGCCTGTGTACGCCGCCCAGCCTCATGTCATCCACCACACCACCGTGGTCCAGCCCAACAGCATCCCCTCCGCCATCTACCCCGCTCCTGTACACGCGCCCCGCTCCAACAGCATGGCCATGGGCATGATGGCCGGGACAACGATGGCCATGTCTGCCG GAACGCTGCTGACCACCCCTCAGCACACTCAGATCGGAGCACACCCCGTCACGGTGCCAACATACCGACCCCAAGGAACACCTGGGTACAGCTACGTGCCACCTCACTGGTAG
- the p2ry6 gene encoding P2Y purinoceptor 3, with translation MASLNHSTSILPSCTYEEDFKRFLLPSVYSLVFIFGLPLNFIIILRIWGSWHTLTRTKIYMLNLAVADFLYVCSLPLLIYNYASKDYWPFGDFTCRLVRFQFYSNLHGSIFFLTCISFQRYMGICHPLTVWPRQGGRRLAWLVCAGVWVAVAVLCAPTFEFAATGIQRNRTVCYDLSVPERSTAYFPYGITLTFLGFVVPFLVIVVLYCKMARVLWQVGEAQEAVAVERKNKAVRMIIIVMLVFAISFLPFHVTKTLYLLVRAFPTAPCELRNLLSVVYKCTRPFASMNSVLDPILFYFTQPQYRRSTRSLLLKITSLRDKVDKI, from the coding sequence ATGGCATCTCTTAACCATTCCACCTCCATTCTGCCTTCCTGCACCTACGAGGAGGACTTCAAGCGCTTCCTCCTCCCCTCCGTCTACAGCCTGGTCTTCATCTTTGGACTGCCGCTCAACTTCATCATCATCCTGCGGATCTGGGGCTCCTGGCACACTCTAACGCGGACCAAAATCTACATGCTGAATCTAGCGGTGGCAGACTTCCTGTACGTCTGTTCCCTTCCGCTTCTCATATACAACTACGCCAGCAAAGACTACTGGCCTTTCGGTGACTTCACCTGCCGCCTGGTTCGCTTCCAGTTCTACAGCAACCTGCACGGAAGCATCTTCTTCCTCACCTGCATCAGCTTCCAGCGCTACATGGGCATCTGCCATCCGCTGACGGTGTGGCCCAGACAAGGTGGACGCAGGCTGGCGTGGTTGGTCTGCGCTGGCGTCTGGGTGGCCGTCGCGGTTCTCTGCGCTCCAACGTTCGAGTTCGCCGCCACCGGCATCCAGCGCAACCGAACGGTGTGCTACGACCTTAGCGTTCCAGAGCGCTCGACCGCGTACTTCCCATACGGCATCACTTTGACCTTTCTGGGCTTCGTCGTGCCCTTTCTAGTGATCGTGGTGCTGTACTGCAAAATGGCACGGGTTCTCTGGCAGGTCGGCGAAGCTCAAGAAGCCGTGGCTGTAGAAAGGAAGAATAAAGCCGTCAGGATGATCATTATTGTGATGCTGGTGTTTGCCATCAGCTTCTTGCCGTTCCACGTGACAAAGACGCTCTACCTGCTGGTGAGGGCCTTTCCCACGGCCCCCTGCGAACTGAGGAACCTGCTGTCTGTGGTCTACAAATGCACCAGACCCTTCGCCAGCATGAACAGCGTTCTGGACCCCATTCTGTTCTACTTCACCCAACCGCAGTACAGACGCAGCACCAGGAGTCTGCTGCTCAAGATCACCTCGCTCAGAGACAAAGTTGACAAAATCTGA